A genome region from Mercenaria mercenaria strain notata chromosome 11, MADL_Memer_1, whole genome shotgun sequence includes the following:
- the LOC123532121 gene encoding uncharacterized protein LOC123532121 gives MPGHESKTLSDDFIERVTKAFRPEFIENVNDPTLLVDYLQCLETIDEEMVKAQQTQYGATHAASVLFDHLIRRPEWIEDLNRALREPGIGLGFLADKLENFELTISGRWDICMFTDEYGKACFNGNCSDTDLVDGKDPDSLFNKLVGGNSGNDETTKSAPVQTDHEQSPMEITTPETTVNLGIDDVKEALRMKREEIRLKFMEKVYSFVQLPEDVPVAIHYMEKINVQLDKIDRGSVIFSIYVGSFDALQTFEQLWRYGGLKKMLDKEMLNQDMLKELKAVAVKAGHPVDNIQSQLEVFDTDIERCRSALIKSNFGFRPTNFADSYLLQDKSRGKERKLREITFYATERLPDELKCMLEDPFVSDRVARFFESDSLRQKFKNEEDGESTTSSMSVAWHFTEWLNEELVTYLTDLDPDTKQHLLTLAVYLIHAIGHDGTLAIPHEALSENFKIEEVKTTFPTVSVDSGCWLDMIKIPSEVIVDSGTLLTACKELMAKRVMCRSKNHLICLSELIKDAFVAKVVLCSNCKGSIKVIAGSFEYMQTLIGLFEGKVRSYFSDQDMGEVATCSFKTDELRKIGIHGTHTLTIGSESSFYNTDLFSCRPGTVELTKEISDAGETIKRRLKANLQTKNICFDISEVTDEESFSVETGLHWLNALTRKQSGQESFLGMGSVWRQSDFVRSISVSNSFVNGKTLNSIGMYLNVTPSLSSMSLRHCQLKSNLLRNVLQSGHFRNIRHVNISDNDIFQGSSQPIGLMYITSLERLEIQSCHLGDDGMKLLAVDLHHMQKLRELNIANNRITSRGLLALTKALSKNRRISGLRIHKNYIGKEGSLILASWLESMILLEVLNISECGIGDKGSTMIASALVSRSLRKLSMRKNDITPKGSRDFFKTFHRPPYLEHLDFSENALFAVSDRRTIAVAADLFPTASKEPFLKFLQDPTPMSHLSLWNTCLGEKRLFQGWQNYKCFADMTYLCLQENNLSDDFARDISECIIQSNCSNLQHFNLRQNHIGNMGAIDIAKALSKQMYLKEVLLDRNEIGDEGAKQIMGSCISLPSVERIDLSCNNISRQMMDSIVNDLYQIHSTHTYDGVPISEDTQRVIPDIVKIPSSFDENSFIVKKDYDKYLITM, from the exons AGAATGTGAACGACCCAACACTTCTTGTAGACTACCTGCAATGTTTGGAAACAATTGATGAG GAAATGGTGAAAGCTCAGCAGACACAATATGGTGCAACGCATGCTGCCAGCGTCCTGTTTGATCATCTTATTAGAAGACCGGAGTGGATAGAAGATTTGAATAGAGCTTTAAGAGAACCGGGCATTGGGCTTGGCTTCCTTGCTGATAAGCTGGAGAACTTTGAAC TTACCATATCTGGCCGTTGGGATATATGCATGTTCACTGATGAATACGGGAAAGCTTGTTTCAATGGCAACTGCTCAGACACAGACTTAGTTGATGGCAAAGATCCAGATTCGCTGTTTAACAAATTGGTCGGTGGTAATTCAGGAAACGATGAGACAACTAAATCTGCTCCCGTACAAACTGACCATGAACAATCTCCTATGGAAATAACAACCCCCGAAACCACCGTGAATCTTGGTATTGATGACGTGAAAGAAGCATTACGTATGAAAAGAGAAGAAATTCGCCTTAAATTTATGGAAAAAGTATACTCGTTTGTACAACTTCCCGAAGACGTGCCTGTTGCAATACATTATATGGAGAAAATAAATGTACAGCTTGATAAGATCGACCGCGGTAGCGTCATCTTCAGTATCTACGTAGGCTCTTTCGATGCGCTGCAAACCTTCGAACAGCTGTGGAGATACGGGGGCCTGAAAAAAATGCTTGACAAAGAGATGCTTAATCAGGACATGTTGAAG GAGCTGAAGGCGGTCGCTGTAAAGGCCGGTCATCCAGTTGACAATATTCAGTCACAACTTGAAGTTTTTGACACAGATATAGAGCGATGCAGATCTGCACTAATAAAGTCAAACTTTG GTTTCCGTCCAACGAATTTTGCTGACAGCTATTTACTACAAGATAAAAGCAGAGGTAAGGAAAGAAAGTTAAGAGAAATTACATTCTATGCCACCGAACGCCTACCTGACGAATTGAAATGCATGCTGGAGGACCCGTTTGTTTCGGATAGAGTAGCACGATTTTTTGAGTCAGATTCATTGAGGCAAAAGTTTAAAAATGAAGAGGACGGAGAATCTACTACTTCATCAATGTCTGTTGCTTGGCACTTTACTGAGTGGTTGAATGAAGAATTGGTAACTTACCTAACAGACCTCGATCCTGATACAAAGCAGCATCTGTTGACGCTAGCTGTTTACCTCATCCATGCGATTGGACATGATGGCACTTTAGCGATTCCACATGAAGCATTGTCCGAAAACTTCAAAATAGAAGAGGTGAAGACGACATTTCCTACTGTATCAGTTGACAGCGGCTGTTGGCTTGATATGATTAAGATCCCAAGTGAAGTGATTGTTGACAGTGGAACATTATTAACAGCTTGCAAAGAACTGATGGCAAAGAGGGTTATGTGTCGAAGTAAAAACCATCTGATTTGTCTCAGTGAATTAATTAAAGATGCATTTGTGGCAAAGGTAGTTTTGTGCAGTAACTGCAAAGGAAGTATAAAGGTCATCGCTGGCTCCTTCGAGTACATGCAGACGTTGATAGGACTTTTTGAAGGGAAGGTTCGAAGTTATTTCAGCGACCAAGATATGGGAGAAGTTGCCACTTGTTCTTTTAAAACAGATGAACTGAGGAAAATAGGTATTCATGGAACACATACGCTAACTATTGGTTCAGAAAGCAGCTTTTATAACACAGATCTTTTTTCTTGCCGGCCTGGTACAGTTGAGCTCACAAAGGAAATTTCAGATGCCGGGGAAACAATAAAGAGGCGTTTAAAGGCAAATCTACAAACCAAAAacatatgttttgatatttcgGAAGTTACGGACGAGGAGTCTTTCTCTGTAGAAACAGGATTGCACTGGCTTAATGCCTTAACAAGGAAACAGTCTGGACAAGAATCTTTTCTTGGTATGGGATCAGTTTGGAGACAGTCAGATTTTGTCAGAAGTATTTCAGTGAGCAATTCATTCGTAAATGGTAAAACCCTGAACAGTATCGGCATGTATCTCAATGTTACTCCATCCTTATCAAGCATGAGTTTGAGACACTGTCAACTGAAGAGCAACCTTCTCAGAAATGTGTTACAATCTGGACACTTCAGAAATATCAGACATGTCAATATTTCAGACAATGATATCTTCCAAGGAAGCTCTCAGCCGATAGGATTGATGTATATAACATCACTAGAAAGACTTGAAATTCAGAGTTGCCACCTGGGTGATGACGGAATGAAACTTTTGGCTGTTGATTTACATCATATGCAGAAATTGAGAGAATTGAACATAGCAAACAACAGAATAACTTCTCGAGGACTTCTGGCACTGACAAAAGCTCTGAGCAAAAATAGACGGATATCCGGTCTTCGTATCCATAAAAACTACATTGGAAAAGAAGGTAGCCTAATACTTGCAAGTTGGCTGGAATCAATGATCCTTCTAGAGGTGTTGAACATCAGCGAATGTGGAATCGGAGACAAGGGGAGTACGATGATTGCCAGTGCACTTGTTAGCAGGTCTTTGAGGAAGCTTTCTATGCGAAAGAATGACATAACTCCAAAGGGATCTCGTGACTTTTTTAAGACGTTTCATCGACCGCCATATCTGGAACATTTGGATTTCAGTGAAAATGCATTATTTGCAGTTTCAGATAGGAGAACCATCGCCGTGGCTGCAGACCTGTTTCCGACTGCTTCAAAGGAACCGTTCTTGAAATTTCTTCAAGATCCAACACCAATGAGTCATTTGTCTCTGTGGAATACCTGTTTAGGTGAAAAACGCCTTTTTCAGGGTTGGCAGAACTACAAATGTTTTGCAGACATGACATACCTGTGTCTGCAAGAAAATAATCTTTCAGATGATTTTGCAAGAGATATATCGGAATGCATCATACAGTCAAACTGCTCCAATCTTCAACATTTCAATCTGCGCCAAAATCATATTGGGAACATGGGAGCGATAGATATAGCGAAGGCGTTGTCAAAACAGATGTATCTCAAAGAAGTTCTGTTGGACAGAAATGAAATAGGAGATGAGGGAGCGAAGCAGATAATGGGCAGTTGCATTTCTTTACCATCTGTTGAGCGCATTGACTTGTCTTGCAACAACATCTCAAGACAAATGATGGACAGTATCGTGAATGACTTATACCAGATCCATAGCACACACACATACGACGGCGTACCAATCTCTGAAGATACGCAACGTGTTATTCCTGATATTGTAAAGATACCAAGTTCCTTTGATGAAAATAGTTTCATCGTTAAAAAAgattatgataaatatttgatCACTATGTAA